A genomic segment from Ignavibacteriales bacterium encodes:
- a CDS encoding ABC transporter ATP-binding protein: protein MNSYYRIIKYTKPYWRHILLTFVFTILFAILNGLSVYLTIPLLDTLFQESASKQTTEQVRNIEKASSILPDWIIDIKDGAVKSFNDFVLVGDKPEVLIRICFLILIAFIMKNLFGYLQGYFMAFVEYASMKDLRDETYKHLHKLPIGYFKSERVGNIISRFTNDVNIIQASISATFSNLIKEPLTILVFLGIAVSISWKLSLFAFVIVPIASLIIAWIGTKLKKQTIILQSKIADITSILQETISGVKIVKAFGMEQFENKRFMLETKSYFNLVLKIVRTRNFSSPITEILSVIIGVVIIYYGGILVLVDGTLNASEFLGFLFAIFQMMPPIKELGSVNNRIQEASAAADRVFEIIDIEPRIKNKSNALTLNNFKDEIVFSNISFKYEDSDVKVLDNLSFRVKRGEIIALVGPSGGGKSTLADLIPRFYDPTDGQILIDGNNIKDITIESLRSKMGIVTQETFLFNTNIAENIAYGLTNYPMEKIIEAAKTANAHNFINEMPEGYNTMIGERGVKLSGGQRQRLTIARALLKNPEIMIFDEATSALDNESEILVQEAIERLMLNRTTIVIAHRLSTIRNATNILVLDRGRIIQQGTHDTLVTEEKGLYKKLYEMQFRDNDV from the coding sequence TTGAATTCATATTATAGAATAATAAAATATACTAAACCCTATTGGCGACACATTCTATTAACCTTTGTGTTTACCATTCTATTTGCAATACTAAATGGTCTATCTGTCTATTTAACTATACCATTACTTGATACCTTATTTCAAGAATCAGCTTCTAAGCAAACCACTGAGCAAGTTAGAAATATCGAAAAAGCATCAAGTATTTTACCTGATTGGATTATTGATATAAAAGATGGCGCTGTAAAGTCCTTTAATGATTTTGTATTGGTTGGTGATAAACCCGAGGTATTAATCAGGATCTGCTTTCTTATACTTATAGCATTTATAATGAAAAATCTTTTTGGATATCTGCAAGGATATTTTATGGCGTTTGTTGAGTATGCGTCAATGAAAGATTTGCGAGATGAAACATATAAACATTTACATAAACTCCCTATTGGTTACTTTAAATCTGAAAGAGTTGGAAATATTATTTCAAGATTTACAAATGATGTAAATATTATACAGGCAAGTATCTCCGCAACATTTTCTAATCTGATAAAGGAACCTTTAACAATTTTAGTTTTTCTCGGCATTGCGGTAAGTATAAGCTGGAAGCTTTCTCTGTTTGCGTTTGTTATTGTTCCAATTGCAAGCTTAATAATTGCATGGATTGGAACTAAACTTAAAAAACAGACTATAATTCTTCAATCAAAAATCGCTGACATTACAAGCATACTTCAGGAAACCATTTCAGGAGTTAAAATTGTAAAAGCGTTTGGTATGGAACAATTTGAAAACAAGAGATTCATGTTAGAAACTAAAAGTTATTTTAATCTTGTTCTTAAAATTGTACGAACAAGAAACTTTTCTTCTCCCATAACCGAAATACTGAGTGTAATTATTGGAGTTGTAATAATTTACTATGGCGGAATCCTTGTTCTTGTGGATGGAACATTAAATGCAAGTGAGTTCCTAGGATTTTTATTTGCAATCTTTCAAATGATGCCACCAATTAAAGAACTTGGTAGTGTTAATAACAGAATTCAGGAAGCCAGTGCCGCTGCTGATAGAGTTTTTGAAATAATTGATATTGAACCTCGGATAAAAAATAAATCTAATGCTTTAACGTTGAATAATTTTAAGGATGAAATAGTTTTTAGTAATATATCTTTTAAATATGAAGATTCTGATGTAAAGGTTCTTGACAATTTAAGCTTTAGAGTAAAACGTGGAGAAATCATTGCTCTAGTTGGTCCAAGCGGTGGCGGTAAATCTACACTTGCAGATTTAATTCCACGATTTTATGATCCAACAGATGGACAGATTCTTATAGATGGAAATAATATTAAAGACATTACTATCGAATCTTTGCGATCTAAAATGGGTATTGTAACTCAGGAAACATTTTTGTTTAATACAAACATTGCAGAAAATATTGCTTATGGTTTAACTAATTATCCGATGGAAAAAATTATTGAAGCGGCAAAAACTGCAAATGCCCATAATTTTATTAATGAAATGCCAGAAGGCTATAATACAATGATTGGTGAAAGGGGTGTAAAACTTTCTGGCGGACAAAGACAAAGACTAACAATTGCTCGAGCACTTTTGAAAAATCCTGAGATTATGATTTTTGATGAAGCCACATCAGCGTTGGATAATGAATCTGAAATTCTGGTGCAAGAAGCAATAGAAAGATTAATGCTGAACAGAACTACTATTGTAATTGCGCATCGTTTAAGTACAATAAGAAATGCTACAAATATTTTGGTTTTGGATAGAGGGCGAATAATTCAGCAAGGCACACACGATACATTAGTCACTGAAGAAAAAGGTCTCTATAAAAAACTTTATGAAATGCAGTTTAGGGATAATGATGTCTGA
- the xerD gene encoding site-specific tyrosine recombinase XerD, whose product MELFLKEYLAHIKLEKNLSQNTVVSYKNDISTFINFLKNLRVDDLSIISADHIREFFKTIKELGLSGSSSARYFSSLKGFFLYLLKNKYILKNPIEKITAPRISKKLPEVLNISEVEKILAEPKVDDKLGLRDKTILELFYACGTRVSELINLKVNDLFLGEEIIRVFGKGSKERLIPIGSSAIMWIKEYLKKSRPLLMKKSKSENNLFLNSRGSKLSRMGVWKIIERYVKQSGIDKDVHPHTFRHSFATHLLEGGADLRAVQEMLGHADISTTQIYTHIDRDYIKQVHKQYHPRG is encoded by the coding sequence ATGGAGTTGTTTCTAAAAGAATATCTTGCACACATTAAATTGGAAAAAAATCTTTCCCAAAACACAGTTGTATCTTACAAAAATGACATTAGTACTTTCATAAACTTTCTAAAAAATTTGAGAGTTGATGATTTATCAATTATTTCCGCAGATCACATCCGAGAATTTTTTAAAACAATAAAAGAACTGGGTCTTTCCGGTTCATCTAGCGCAAGATATTTTTCATCATTAAAGGGATTTTTTTTATATCTATTAAAAAATAAATACATTTTAAAAAACCCTATCGAAAAAATAACTGCCCCAAGAATTTCTAAAAAGTTACCTGAGGTATTAAATATCTCAGAAGTTGAAAAAATATTAGCTGAACCAAAAGTTGATGATAAACTTGGATTGCGAGATAAAACTATTTTGGAATTATTTTACGCTTGCGGTACACGTGTTTCAGAATTAATAAACTTAAAAGTAAATGATCTTTTTTTAGGGGAGGAAATTATTAGAGTGTTTGGCAAAGGTTCAAAGGAAAGGCTTATTCCTATTGGCTCAAGCGCAATAATGTGGATTAAAGAGTATTTAAAGAAAAGCAGACCATTATTGATGAAGAAATCTAAAAGCGAAAATAATTTATTTTTAAATTCACGCGGTTCAAAACTATCCAGAATGGGTGTTTGGAAAATTATTGAACGATATGTAAAACAATCCGGTATTGATAAAGATGTTCACCCGCATACTTTTCGACATTCTTTTGCAACCCATTTACTGGAAGGGGGGGCAGACTTAAGAGCGGTGCAGGAAATGCTTGGTCATGCGGATATTTCCACAACACAGATTTACACTCATATTGATCGTGATTACATTAAACAGGTTCATAAACAATATCATCCAAGAGGTTAA
- a CDS encoding HDIG domain-containing protein: MDKEQNIFEQTGIKRKIIIGLITVILIVMMFPKGESIESEVTEGAIWTNDDLIAPFSFPIIKEKQDYENEIKDAERSVFPVFDNIVVRNSDSLKTFAAYIISVIDENITRQTDPVLNPTFLSSRSFNQFFSLRKLHRESKLVKDDRLDNIFNSGGTIADAVSKRGIVNLTSNSNLRDSIAVRIGNVDKIESTNKFYFFDQAKNEVKNKIQELNYSEELKAAITEFTLHFIYPNIVFNEEATKIEVEQSKNNVSKYAGIVNENERIIAKHDRITKQVKLKIESYKEAKGESIGSEGIVLQLIGKFLHITFFITILAIYLYLFRKKIFYDNTKIVLISVIVIFVSFVTYLINHIAVKAPIQYLIFVPAASMIFTIVFDSRVGFYLTVILSLIVGALRGNDYTFMAMNFIAGGLSVYTVRDIKNRSQIFRSFIFILIGYTASILAFGLERFAPAESMLIEFAFAASNALISPVLTYGLLIFFERLFNITTDLTLLELSNFDRPLLRELARKAPGTFNHSMTMGTIAEAAAEKIGANALLARVGAYYHDIGKTIEPQGFVENQMNSQNLHEGLSPEESVNLILKHVNDGIELARQHKLPQELIDFIPMHHGTTISRYFYEKAKALYGEDKIKIEDYKYPGPKPNSKETAIVMLADGCESAVRSISDPDTTKVENMINNIFDSRLKESQLDEAPITFSDISKMKESFLSILISQHHRRIKYPKQDDIEQGISTDKDN; encoded by the coding sequence ATGGATAAAGAACAAAATATTTTTGAGCAAACAGGAATAAAAAGAAAAATAATTATAGGATTAATTACCGTAATCCTGATAGTTATGATGTTTCCAAAAGGTGAATCAATTGAATCAGAAGTTACTGAAGGTGCTATCTGGACAAACGACGATTTAATTGCACCATTCAGTTTTCCTATCATAAAAGAAAAACAAGATTATGAAAATGAAATTAAAGATGCAGAACGATCGGTATTCCCTGTGTTTGATAATATTGTTGTACGGAATAGTGATTCGCTAAAAACATTTGCTGCATACATAATCAGTGTAATAGATGAGAACATTACCAGACAGACTGACCCTGTGCTAAATCCAACATTTTTAAGCTCAAGATCATTTAATCAATTCTTCAGTTTACGTAAACTGCATAGAGAATCTAAACTAGTTAAAGATGATCGGTTGGATAATATTTTCAATTCTGGAGGTACGATTGCGGACGCAGTTAGCAAACGCGGAATTGTGAATCTAACTAGCAACTCTAATTTACGAGATAGTATAGCTGTTAGGATTGGAAATGTAGATAAGATTGAATCTACAAATAAGTTTTATTTTTTTGATCAAGCAAAGAATGAAGTTAAAAATAAAATTCAAGAGTTGAATTATTCAGAAGAATTGAAAGCTGCTATAACTGAGTTTACGCTTCACTTTATCTATCCAAATATTGTTTTTAATGAAGAAGCCACCAAAATTGAAGTGGAACAGTCTAAAAACAATGTGTCCAAATATGCAGGGATAGTAAATGAGAACGAAAGGATTATAGCAAAGCATGATCGCATTACAAAACAGGTGAAATTAAAAATTGAATCTTACAAAGAAGCAAAAGGAGAGTCGATAGGTTCAGAAGGTATTGTACTACAATTGATAGGAAAGTTTTTACACATAACTTTTTTTATAACAATTCTTGCTATCTATTTATATCTGTTCAGAAAAAAAATATTTTATGATAATACAAAAATTGTTTTAATTTCTGTCATTGTAATTTTTGTCTCATTTGTTACTTATCTTATAAATCATATAGCTGTAAAAGCACCTATCCAGTATTTGATTTTTGTTCCTGCAGCTTCAATGATTTTTACAATTGTATTTGATTCGCGAGTTGGATTTTATTTAACAGTTATATTGTCTTTGATTGTTGGTGCCCTAAGAGGGAACGATTACACATTCATGGCTATGAACTTTATTGCCGGAGGACTTTCTGTTTATACTGTACGCGATATAAAAAATCGTTCACAAATATTTCGTTCATTCATTTTTATTTTAATTGGATACACCGCTTCAATTCTTGCCTTTGGATTAGAAAGATTTGCCCCTGCAGAATCAATGTTAATTGAGTTTGCATTTGCTGCTTCCAATGCGTTAATAAGTCCTGTTCTTACTTATGGATTACTGATTTTCTTTGAAAGACTTTTTAACATTACAACTGATTTAACATTATTAGAACTTTCTAATTTTGATAGACCGCTACTGCGTGAGCTTGCAAGAAAAGCACCGGGAACATTTAATCATTCGATGACAATGGGAACAATTGCAGAAGCCGCTGCAGAAAAAATTGGAGCAAATGCGCTGCTTGCAAGAGTTGGCGCATATTATCATGATATTGGTAAAACTATTGAGCCGCAAGGATTTGTAGAAAACCAGATGAATAGTCAAAATTTACATGAGGGATTATCACCTGAAGAAAGTGTGAACTTAATACTTAAACATGTTAACGATGGAATTGAATTAGCAAGACAGCATAAATTGCCGCAGGAATTAATTGATTTTATTCCAATGCATCACGGAACAACGATAAGCAGATATTTCTATGAAAAGGCTAAAGCACTCTATGGTGAAGACAAAATAAAAATTGAGGATTATAAATATCCCGGACCGAAACCTAATTCTAAAGAAACTGCTATTGTAATGCTTGCTGATGGATGTGAATCAGCCGTAAGATCTATCTCTGATCCTGATACAACAAAGGTTGAAAACATGATAAATAATATTTTTGATTCAAGATTAAAAGAATCACAACTAGACGAAGCACCAATTACATTTAGTGATATTTCAAAAATGAAGGAATCTTTTCTTTCAATTCTAATTAGTCAGCATCACAGAAGAATAAAATATCCAAAACAAGACGACATAGAACAAGGAATCAGCACGGATAAAGACAACTAA